One Peromyscus leucopus breed LL Stock chromosome 4, UCI_PerLeu_2.1, whole genome shotgun sequence genomic region harbors:
- the LOC114692738 gene encoding odorant-binding protein 2a-like, which translates to MKSLLLTFLLLGLVAVLRAQEVPSDNQEDYSGIWYPKAMVHNGSLPSHMIPSKVFPVVVTALEGGDMEAKVTFWKKGQCHELKFVMKKTAEPGRYTTFQGKRSVYVVELSVKDHYIFYCESHQRGKSFGMGKLMGRDSKENPEAVEEFKEFVRRKGLSEENIFIPELNGESRTARPLPVSPVSLCLSVRACVGSKSSAGSRDTGKVGRHWLTNARGAWQLTFLESQVCTSRGLGVEVVVQLYVGSSLPSYTWLLGTESRGQAVYGKCDFHSRTDPAGAKGAFSSLNLSIWRL; encoded by the exons ATGAAGAGTTTGCTCCTGACCTTCTTGCTTCTGGGGCTGGTGGCTGTCCTGAGGGCCCAGGAAGTCCCATCAGATAACCAGGAGGAT TACTCTGGGATCTGGTACCCAAAGGCCATGGTACACAATGGAAGCCTACCCAGTCACATGATACCTTCAAAGGTTTTCCCTGTCGTGGTAACAGCCCTGGAAGGAGGAGACATGGAGGCCAAGGTTACATTCTG GAAGAAAGGGCAGTGTCATGAGCTTAAGTTCGTGATGAAGAAAACCGCCGAGCCTGGCAGATACACCACCT TTCAAGGCAAGAGGTCCGTTTATGTCGTAGAGCTCTCAGTGAAGGATCACTACATCTTCTACTGTGAAAGCCATCAGCGTGGGAAGTCGTTTGGCATGGGAAAGCTCATGG GGAGAGACTCTAAGGAAAACCCAGAGGCCGTGGAAGAATTTAAGGAGTTCGTACGGCGCAAGGGACTGAGCGAGGAAAACATCTTCATACCAGAGTTGAATGGTGAGAGCAGGACTGCCCGGCCTCTGCCTGTGTCCCCTGTGTCACTGTG CCTCTCCGTGAGGGCTTGTGTGGGCTCTAAGAGCTCTGCCGGCAGCAGAGACACGGGGAAAGTTGGGCGACACTGGCTGACCAATGCCCGAGGAGCATGGCAGCTGACTTTCCTGGAGAGCCAG GTATGCACAAGCCGCGGCCTAGGCGTGGAGGTCGTGGTACAACTTTATGTTGGCAGTTCTCTTCCCAGTTACACGTGGCTTCTGGGGACTGAGTCAAGGGGTCAGGCTGTGTATGGCAAGTGTGATTTTCACTCACGGACTGACCCTGCTGGTGCCAAAGGCGCTTTTTCTTCACTGAATTTAAGCATCTGGAGGCTCTGA